The following proteins are encoded in a genomic region of Lachnospiraceae bacterium KM106-2:
- a CDS encoding Veg protein produces the protein MMKQADVNQVRRAVVKHVGSKVRVRANKGRHKIDVAEGVITATYPSIFLVQVNNEIEDTKRMLSFSYTDVLTQDVKLTLCN, from the coding sequence ATGATGAAACAAGCAGATGTAAATCAGGTCCGCAGAGCGGTCGTTAAACATGTTGGTAGCAAAGTCAGAGTTCGCGCTAATAAAGGTAGGCACAAAATAGATGTTGCAGAAGGTGTTATTACAGCAACATACCCAAGCATTTTCTTGGTACAAGTTAATAATGAAATAGAAGATACAAAACGAATGTTATCTTTTAGTTACACAGACGTATTAACACAGGATGTTAAGCTAACTTTATGTAACTAA
- a CDS encoding stage II sporulation protein required for processing of pro-sigma-E, protein MNVNLALKDIVEKVEQDRNELKYKIFFVKAAIVVVIFISIILIKTSLSHADVQEGIAQQIIRFHCLANSDSAEDQKLKLKVKNEVVSYLQKKLDDTKDKQEAEIVIQKELPNIIRIAENKIKKEGYSYKVTANLEQTYFPVKVYGDLTFPSGEYEALRIKIGKAEGRNWWCVMFPSLCVVNETYSVVPEDSKEKLDNVLTDEEYNEIAEDEHVEVRFQIADFFKNLW, encoded by the coding sequence ATGAACGTTAATTTAGCATTAAAGGATATTGTTGAAAAAGTAGAGCAGGATCGTAATGAGTTAAAATATAAAATCTTTTTTGTTAAGGCAGCTATTGTAGTTGTGATCTTCATTTCTATTATCTTAATTAAAACATCGTTGAGTCATGCAGATGTCCAAGAGGGGATCGCGCAGCAAATAATAAGATTTCACTGTCTTGCAAATAGTGATTCTGCTGAGGATCAAAAACTAAAACTGAAGGTGAAAAATGAAGTCGTTTCTTATCTACAAAAAAAGCTTGACGATACAAAGGATAAGCAAGAAGCAGAGATAGTAATTCAGAAAGAATTACCTAATATTATTCGAATTGCAGAAAATAAAATAAAAAAAGAGGGATACTCTTATAAAGTAACAGCAAATTTAGAACAGACTTATTTCCCAGTAAAAGTTTATGGAGATCTTACTTTCCCATCAGGAGAATATGAAGCTCTACGAATTAAAATTGGTAAGGCAGAGGGAAGAAACTGGTGGTGTGTTATGTTTCCATCTCTATGTGTAGTAAATGAGACATATAGTGTGGTACCGGAGGACTCAAAGGAAAAGTTAGACAATGTTCTGACCGATGAAGAGTATAATGAAATAGCAGAAGATGAGCATGTAGAAGTGAGATTTCAAATTGCAGATTTCTTTAAGAATTTGTGGTGA
- a CDS encoding spore coat protein S, which produces MDDKNNEIFRQYELKVFNVYRARGAYVLETNQGLKLLKGFEGSKNHLDYENRIKNVLVERGFQNVDLYVANKSGELISQDSNGGRYIVKDWFVGEECNLRDIGDVKRAIRNLAHLHKPMKHISLSEEEHKHYSQIMLTTIYEKHNRELKRVRTYIKDKKQRNEFEATFLTIFNPFYEQGVRALELIRESDYEELYQKALSEENICHGNYTYHNIVFMKSDEATTNFEKALIGVQVADIYQFLRKTMEKNNWNFEYGNAILEEYSKESPLTKEELKLLYIMLLYPEKFWKVTNYYYNNKKSWISQRNIQKLLGISDQREVKDAYLDHLFKEIQ; this is translated from the coding sequence GTGGATGATAAAAATAATGAGATCTTCAGACAATATGAGCTGAAAGTGTTTAATGTGTATCGCGCAAGAGGAGCATACGTGCTAGAAACCAATCAAGGCCTAAAGTTATTAAAAGGATTCGAAGGTTCTAAGAATCATCTTGACTATGAAAATAGAATTAAGAATGTATTAGTAGAGCGGGGATTTCAAAATGTTGATTTGTATGTGGCTAATAAATCAGGAGAGTTGATATCACAGGATTCTAATGGGGGCAGATATATAGTTAAAGATTGGTTTGTGGGAGAGGAATGTAATCTACGGGATATTGGAGATGTAAAAAGAGCAATTCGGAATCTGGCTCATTTACATAAACCAATGAAGCATATTTCACTGAGTGAAGAGGAACATAAGCATTATAGTCAGATCATGTTAACAACCATTTATGAGAAACATAATAGAGAATTAAAGCGGGTACGCACTTATATTAAGGATAAGAAGCAGAGAAATGAATTTGAAGCTACTTTCCTTACTATATTTAATCCATTTTACGAACAGGGAGTGCGAGCACTTGAATTAATAAGGGAATCTGATTATGAGGAGCTTTATCAGAAAGCATTGTCAGAAGAGAATATCTGTCATGGAAATTATACTTATCACAATATTGTTTTTATGAAATCGGATGAAGCTACGACTAACTTTGAGAAAGCTTTAATTGGTGTACAGGTTGCAGATATTTATCAATTTCTTAGAAAAACGATGGAAAAGAATAATTGGAACTTTGAGTATGGTAATGCTATTTTAGAAGAGTATTCAAAAGAGAGTCCTCTTACGAAAGAGGAATTAAAATTACTTTATATCATGCTATTATATCCAGAGAAGTTTTGGAAGGTAACCAATTATTATTATAATAATAAAAAGTCCTGGATTTCTCAGCGCAATATTCAAAAGTTATTGGGAATTAGTGATCAGAGAGAAGTAAAGGATGCATATTTAGATCATTTATTTAAAGAAATCCAATAG
- a CDS encoding transcriptional regulator, GntR family, giving the protein MQDNLKIPINDYLPLRDVVFRTLREAILMGELKPGERLMEIKLANRLGVSRTPIREAIRKLELEGLVIMVPRKGAQVANMTQKDLHDVLEIRCALEELVIELACNRITEEEIQKLKDSLELFAAAVNRGNLTEIAEQDVAFHDIIYATSRNEKLISILNNQREQIYRYRIEYLKDYKSHNILVKEHEEIIHHLATRNIEKAKEDVKSHLYNQMMAVSKLIGEETSDQATTK; this is encoded by the coding sequence ATGCAAGATAATCTTAAGATTCCTATTAACGACTATCTTCCTCTTCGTGATGTCGTATTTAGAACACTTCGAGAGGCAATATTAATGGGTGAGCTAAAACCCGGTGAACGTCTCATGGAGATTAAACTCGCTAATCGACTTGGCGTTAGTAGAACACCGATTCGAGAAGCTATTCGTAAATTAGAGCTAGAAGGACTTGTTATCATGGTTCCCCGAAAGGGTGCTCAAGTAGCTAACATGACACAAAAAGATTTACATGATGTTCTTGAAATACGATGCGCGCTAGAAGAACTTGTAATCGAACTTGCTTGTAATCGTATTACAGAAGAGGAAATCCAGAAATTAAAAGATTCCTTAGAACTATTTGCTGCCGCTGTAAATCGTGGAAATCTAACTGAAATCGCTGAACAAGATGTCGCATTCCATGATATCATTTATGCAACATCCAGAAATGAAAAGTTAATTTCTATCTTGAATAATCAACGAGAACAAATTTATCGTTATCGTATCGAATACTTGAAAGATTACAAGAGTCATAACATTCTTGTAAAAGAACATGAAGAGATCATTCATCATTTAGCTACACGCAATATCGAAAAAGCGAAAGAAGATGTAAAATCTCACCTTTATAATCAAATGATGGCAGTTAGCAAACTGATTGGTGAAGAAACAAGCGACCAAGCAACTACTAAATAA
- a CDS encoding molybdenum cofactor biosynthesis enzyme and related Fe-S oxidoreductases gives MGKEEFSHIIEHVKPYTDHVYFHIMGEPTLNEHMEFFLSESARHELKVNITTNGTLLKKNKEKLIQAPALRQVNISLHSFEANIKTVELEEYINDVTEFIREANEKSEIICAIRLWNIDNEELKSANGLNHEILRMLEENLKLDFSLAEKLLESNQVKLMDRVYLNMAKKFAWPDIEIANITDRVFCHGLRNQIGVLVDGTVVPCCLDSEGNIPLGNVFEQPLKEILEGERATKIYNGFSNRQATEELCMKCGYATRF, from the coding sequence ATGGGAAAAGAAGAATTTTCTCATATTATTGAACATGTAAAGCCATATACGGATCATGTTTATTTTCACATTATGGGAGAACCAACGCTAAATGAACATATGGAGTTTTTCTTAAGTGAGAGTGCAAGACATGAATTAAAGGTGAATATTACAACGAATGGTACGTTGTTAAAGAAAAATAAAGAAAAGTTAATTCAAGCCCCTGCTTTACGACAGGTGAATATTTCTCTTCACAGCTTTGAGGCAAATATAAAAACGGTAGAGTTAGAAGAATATATTAATGATGTAACAGAATTTATCCGTGAGGCAAATGAAAAAAGTGAAATTATTTGCGCGATTCGATTATGGAATATTGATAATGAGGAACTAAAAAGTGCAAATGGTTTGAACCATGAGATACTAAGAATGTTAGAAGAAAACTTGAAATTAGACTTTTCACTAGCTGAAAAGCTATTAGAATCCAATCAGGTAAAATTGATGGATCGTGTATATCTAAATATGGCTAAAAAGTTCGCATGGCCGGATATTGAGATTGCCAATATTACAGATCGAGTTTTCTGTCATGGTCTAAGAAATCAGATCGGGGTTTTGGTAGACGGAACTGTAGTACCTTGCTGCCTTGACAGTGAAGGCAATATACCGCTCGGTAATGTGTTTGAGCAACCGCTAAAGGAGATCTTAGAAGGCGAGAGAGCAACTAAGATTTATAATGGATTTTCTAATCGTCAGGCGACAGAAGAACTTTGTATGAAATGTGGTTATGCAACTAGATTTTAA
- a CDS encoding substrate-specific component FolT of folate ECF transporter, giving the protein MKNLFSSTKKSSLGIFKESFLELQHVTTLVLTAFFIGLAIVIGFYTIQIGEIIKIGFSFIAVALTGFMFGPVVGGLMGGLTDIISFVIKPTGPFFPGFTLTSILSGMVYGIFLYKKPISLLRVFLAKFTVSLFLNLFLSTFWLNMLYGKAFIPLLATRCIKQAVMLPIEVALLYVVMKSLEKANVFSLVQKKDQTN; this is encoded by the coding sequence ATGAAGAATTTATTCTCATCTACCAAGAAATCTTCTCTTGGTATCTTCAAGGAATCTTTCCTTGAACTTCAACACGTAACTACTTTAGTTTTAACTGCTTTCTTTATCGGCCTAGCAATTGTTATCGGTTTCTATACGATCCAAATCGGCGAAATTATTAAAATCGGCTTTTCTTTTATCGCCGTAGCATTAACCGGTTTTATGTTTGGTCCTGTAGTAGGTGGACTTATGGGTGGACTTACCGATATTATAAGCTTTGTTATTAAACCAACCGGTCCTTTTTTCCCTGGTTTTACACTGACTTCTATCCTATCTGGTATGGTCTATGGGATCTTCCTTTATAAGAAACCAATCTCACTATTACGTGTGTTCTTAGCGAAATTTACAGTATCATTATTCCTTAATCTTTTCCTTTCTACCTTCTGGTTAAACATGCTATATGGAAAAGCATTTATTCCGCTATTAGCAACTCGTTGCATCAAGCAAGCTGTCATGCTTCCAATTGAGGTAGCATTGTTATATGTAGTGATGAAATCATTAGAAAAAGCAAACGTGTTTAGTCTTGTCCAAAAAAAAGATCAAACAAATTAA
- a CDS encoding 4-diphosphocytidyl-2-C-methyl-D-erythritol kinase, whose protein sequence is MKTISLKAYAKINLGLDVIARRANGYHDVRMIMQTLNLCDELTFTLTPDTNIELSTNHAWLPTNQNNLIYKAAKMMFDEFKLPGGLSVNLNKNIPVAAGMAGGSADAAATFEAINILFELGLSDEDLMKRAVSLGADIPYCIMKGTALSEGIGEVLSPLPPMPDCHILIAKPGISVSTKYVYEHLDLSLSTTHPKIDAIIHGINNQDVKEIADNLGNILETVTLKKYSVIQEIKDTMISSGALGSLMSGSGPTVFGLYTDLKTAQVAYETMKKRNLAKDVILTSCYNK, encoded by the coding sequence ATGAAAACAATCAGCCTGAAGGCTTATGCAAAAATCAATCTCGGTTTAGATGTAATTGCCAGACGTGCAAATGGCTATCATGATGTACGCATGATCATGCAGACTCTTAACTTATGTGATGAATTAACATTTACATTAACACCTGATACCAATATTGAATTATCTACAAATCATGCCTGGCTTCCAACTAATCAAAATAATTTGATCTATAAGGCAGCTAAAATGATGTTCGATGAATTCAAACTTCCTGGCGGTCTCTCAGTAAATTTAAATAAAAATATACCAGTTGCTGCTGGTATGGCAGGTGGAAGTGCAGATGCTGCTGCTACTTTTGAGGCGATCAATATTCTATTTGAGCTTGGATTAAGCGATGAAGACTTAATGAAACGTGCTGTTTCTCTTGGAGCTGACATTCCTTACTGTATTATGAAAGGTACTGCTCTCTCTGAAGGAATCGGCGAAGTTCTTAGTCCTCTTCCTCCAATGCCTGATTGCCATATACTAATTGCGAAACCGGGAATCAGTGTTTCCACAAAATATGTTTATGAACATTTAGATCTGTCATTATCCACAACACATCCAAAAATTGATGCCATTATCCACGGTATCAACAATCAAGATGTGAAAGAAATTGCAGATAATCTAGGAAATATTCTTGAAACCGTAACCTTAAAAAAATATTCTGTTATCCAAGAAATTAAGGACACCATGATTTCTTCCGGTGCTCTTGGTTCTCTTATGAGTGGTAGCGGTCCAACCGTATTTGGCCTATATACTGACTTAAAAACTGCGCAAGTTGCTTATGAAACTATGAAAAAACGTAATCTTGCCAAAGATGTTATTTTAACCTCATGCTACAATAAATAG
- a CDS encoding 1-acyl-sn-glycerol-3-phosphate acyltransferase, with product MPTDEAVLYVANHRSFFDIVVIYATVPTLTGFISKKEMEKIPCISRWMRYLNCLFLDRDNIREGLKTILKGIENIKNGYSMFIAPEGTRNQGKEMLPFKEGSFKLAEKSGCAIIPMALTNTDGAFEQHMPWIKRAKVIITYGEPIYLKDLDKDTRKHCGAYVQNIVKEMLEENEKLL from the coding sequence GTGCCAACGGATGAAGCAGTTCTATATGTAGCAAATCATCGAAGCTTTTTCGATATAGTCGTAATCTATGCGACTGTTCCAACACTTACTGGTTTTATCTCGAAAAAAGAGATGGAGAAAATCCCTTGTATTAGTCGTTGGATGAGATATCTCAACTGTCTGTTCCTTGATCGTGATAATATTCGTGAAGGCCTTAAGACAATTCTTAAAGGTATCGAAAATATTAAAAATGGTTACTCTATGTTTATAGCACCTGAGGGTACTAGAAACCAAGGAAAAGAGATGCTTCCATTTAAAGAAGGAAGCTTTAAGCTCGCTGAAAAATCCGGATGTGCAATTATTCCGATGGCTCTTACTAATACAGATGGCGCATTCGAACAGCATATGCCATGGATCAAGCGTGCAAAAGTAATCATCACTTATGGTGAACCAATCTATCTGAAGGATCTTGATAAAGATACTAGAAAGCATTGCGGTGCTTATGTTCAGAACATTGTTAAAGAGATGTTGGAAGAAAATGAAAAGCTTCTATAG
- a CDS encoding tRNA nucleotidyltransferase, with translation MQIKVPSNVKLIIEELNKSGFQAYAVGGCVRDSILGRVPGDWDITTSAKPMQVKEIFSRTVDTGIEHGTVTVMIGKEGYEVTTYRIDGEYEDNRHPKSVEFTSNLVEDLKRRDFTINAMAYNDEEGIVDVFEGLKDIERKVIRCVGTPQHRFDEDALRILRAIRFAGQLGFHIEDETREAIIEKAPNLSSISAERIRVELTKLLISKGPDRLIMGYETGITKVVLPEFDLMLETKQNNHHHKYDVGRHSIHSVEEISRMVKEADIDSKHHVILCWTMLLHDVGKPVTKTVDEQGIDHFHGHQIESEKIAKKVLKRLKFDNYTIDMVCRLIRWHDKRYELNEVAMRQTASQIGKDIMDLLFMVQEADVLAQSEDLQEEKLKVLEEAKIIYKGILERKECLTLKELSVNGGDLIALGLKPGKQLGEILNELLQRVLVDPELNKKEVLLSLVDENKLS, from the coding sequence ATGCAGATTAAAGTTCCAAGTAATGTAAAATTGATTATAGAAGAATTAAATAAATCTGGATTCCAAGCATATGCAGTTGGTGGATGTGTGAGAGATTCCATATTAGGACGAGTACCTGGAGATTGGGATATTACTACAAGTGCCAAACCAATGCAGGTAAAAGAAATTTTTAGTAGAACGGTTGATACAGGAATTGAACATGGTACTGTAACCGTTATGATAGGTAAAGAAGGTTACGAAGTTACAACGTATCGAATTGACGGAGAATATGAAGATAACCGTCATCCAAAGAGTGTTGAGTTCACATCGAATTTAGTCGAGGATCTCAAGCGGCGCGATTTTACGATCAATGCAATGGCGTATAATGATGAAGAAGGAATCGTCGATGTATTTGAAGGATTAAAAGATATTGAGCGCAAGGTAATTCGATGTGTGGGAACGCCTCAGCACCGTTTTGATGAAGATGCACTTCGAATCCTTCGAGCAATACGATTTGCGGGACAATTAGGTTTTCATATAGAGGATGAGACAAGAGAGGCTATTATTGAGAAGGCTCCGAATTTGAGCAGTATCAGCGCTGAGAGAATTCGTGTAGAACTTACTAAGCTTCTTATTTCAAAAGGCCCAGATCGTCTTATTATGGGCTATGAAACAGGTATTACAAAGGTCGTGTTACCAGAATTCGATCTGATGTTAGAGACAAAGCAAAATAATCACCATCATAAATATGATGTGGGAAGACATTCCATTCATTCGGTAGAAGAAATTTCTCGTATGGTAAAGGAAGCAGATATCGATTCTAAGCATCATGTAATCCTTTGTTGGACCATGTTATTACATGATGTTGGAAAACCGGTTACAAAGACAGTGGACGAGCAGGGGATAGATCATTTTCATGGTCATCAGATCGAGAGTGAGAAGATCGCAAAGAAAGTTTTGAAACGTTTAAAGTTTGATAACTATACCATTGATATGGTTTGCAGACTGATCCGTTGGCATGATAAACGATATGAACTGAATGAAGTGGCTATGAGACAGACAGCTAGTCAGATTGGTAAGGATATCATGGATCTTCTTTTCATGGTTCAGGAAGCAGATGTTTTAGCGCAAAGTGAGGACTTGCAAGAAGAGAAGTTAAAGGTTCTTGAAGAAGCTAAGATAATTTATAAGGGAATATTAGAGAGAAAAGAGTGTCTAACATTAAAGGAACTTTCCGTTAATGGAGGCGACTTGATCGCGTTAGGATTAAAGCCAGGAAAGCAGTTAGGAGAGATATTAAATGAGCTTCTTCAACGTGTACTTGTAGATCCAGAATTGAATAAAAAAGAGGTGCTTTTGTCTCTTGTAGATGAAAACAAACTATCTTAA
- a CDS encoding LysM domain-containing membrane protein → MELIKKNIHMNKLKCKSSMQLTLDDDFNVPDVKPDIDRIVKEQGDITLNDVKAMNGKLMIKGELNFNLLYVSSDDERPVHNIVGKIPFEEYVNMDEACDDSNIVVKWEIEDLTTSLINSRKISVRSIVSFKFMAEDIFDAETAVGIEGDQECQYLNEKMDITEIVVNTKDTYRIKDEVMIPSGKPNIFEVLYYDMDLRNVDTRILDNKISIKGEISIFVLYSSESEEQPIQFIETDLPFSGVIDCNGCNESMIADIDVLPISRTLEAKDDTDGEERVLDLEMVLELDVKAYEENQVDILKDVYSTAKSIIPVYEEASYENLVLKNNSKSRVVDHIEVDASVPRILQICNASGNIRIDETQIVYNGIQVEGVIDIQMLYITDDDKKPLGSIKGSVPFSLVVEVKNVDENCIYSIRPNIEQLSVMMLDSSDIEVKAGINLDTIVFNRIKQDIIKDLRIEPLDTEKLQTMPSMIGYIVQAGDTLWDIAKQFYTTVDSIKELNELPDSNIQQGDKLLLLKKVDAIL, encoded by the coding sequence ATGGAGTTAATTAAAAAGAATATCCATATGAATAAATTAAAATGTAAAAGTAGCATGCAGCTCACCCTCGACGATGATTTTAATGTCCCAGATGTAAAGCCTGACATAGACCGCATCGTAAAGGAGCAAGGCGACATAACACTAAATGATGTGAAGGCTATGAATGGCAAGCTAATGATCAAAGGCGAGCTAAATTTTAATTTATTATATGTGAGTTCGGATGATGAAAGGCCGGTACATAATATTGTAGGAAAGATTCCATTTGAGGAGTATGTGAATATGGATGAAGCCTGCGATGATAGTAACATCGTTGTTAAGTGGGAGATTGAGGATTTAACCACGTCTTTGATCAATTCCAGAAAGATCAGTGTGCGCTCTATTGTAAGTTTTAAATTCATGGCAGAAGATATCTTCGATGCTGAGACGGCAGTTGGAATCGAGGGTGATCAGGAGTGCCAGTATTTGAATGAAAAGATGGATATTACAGAGATCGTAGTAAATACAAAGGATACTTATCGAATAAAAGATGAAGTAATGATCCCATCCGGAAAACCTAATATCTTTGAAGTATTATATTATGATATGGATCTTCGTAATGTAGATACTAGAATTTTAGATAATAAGATCAGTATTAAAGGTGAGATCTCCATTTTTGTATTGTATTCTAGTGAAAGTGAAGAACAGCCGATACAGTTTATCGAGACGGATCTACCTTTTAGTGGTGTGATCGATTGCAATGGATGTAATGAGTCTATGATCGCAGATATTGATGTTCTTCCAATTAGCCGAACACTAGAAGCAAAGGATGATACTGATGGTGAGGAGAGAGTGCTGGATCTCGAAATGGTTCTTGAGTTGGATGTAAAGGCTTATGAAGAGAATCAAGTAGATATTTTAAAAGACGTCTATTCAACGGCCAAAAGCATTATTCCTGTATATGAAGAGGCAAGCTATGAGAATCTTGTATTAAAGAATAATTCAAAATCTCGTGTAGTAGATCATATAGAAGTAGATGCTTCAGTTCCTAGAATTCTTCAAATCTGCAACGCAAGTGGAAATATTCGAATTGATGAGACTCAGATCGTCTATAATGGAATCCAGGTAGAAGGTGTCATTGATATTCAGATGCTATATATTACGGATGATGATAAGAAACCTCTTGGTTCGATAAAAGGATCCGTTCCATTCTCGCTGGTTGTTGAGGTGAAGAATGTTGATGAGAATTGTATCTATAGTATAAGACCAAATATTGAGCAGTTAAGTGTTATGATGCTTGATAGTTCGGATATAGAAGTGAAGGCTGGCATTAATCTTGATACGATAGTATTTAATCGAATTAAGCAAGACATTATTAAAGATTTAAGAATTGAGCCACTTGATACAGAAAAGCTGCAGACAATGCCTAGCATGATCGGATATATTGTTCAGGCTGGGGATACCCTGTGGGATATCGCAAAACAGTTCTATACTACTGTTGATAGTATAAAAGAGTTAAATGAGTTGCCAGATTCTAATATTCAGCAGGGTGACAAATTATTGTTGCTCAAAAAAGTAGATGCTATTTTATAA
- a CDS encoding D-alanine--D-alanine ligase, with protein sequence MSKLTVAVLFGGQSSEHEVSLVSAATIISNINTEIYNVLMIGITKDGKWLKVDSVEDIKNGNWLKGKVTAVISPDTGHKGVLLLENDKATVQKVDVIFPALHGLYGEDGTVQGLIELSRIPYVGCGVLASAVSMDKLYTKIIVDTLGIRQAQYVGIFKDQLSDMDEVVARVEAKLDYPVFIKPSNAGSSKGVSKAHDRKELVVGLEEAAKHDRKILVEETIIGREVECAVLGGNEVKASGVGEVIAAADFYDYEAKYNNAESKTDIQPDLPEGTEQEIREDALKIFKAVDGFGLARIDFFLEKGTNQVVFNELNTLPGFTAISMYPMLWEVKGISKSRLVEKLIQLALVRYQG encoded by the coding sequence ATGAGTAAATTGACAGTAGCAGTTTTGTTTGGTGGGCAATCTTCAGAACATGAGGTTTCTTTAGTCTCAGCAGCAACTATTATTTCAAATATAAATACAGAGATTTATAACGTCTTAATGATTGGTATTACGAAGGACGGAAAATGGTTAAAGGTTGATAGTGTAGAGGATATTAAAAATGGTAATTGGTTAAAGGGGAAAGTAACAGCAGTTATCTCTCCTGATACTGGTCATAAGGGTGTTCTTTTATTAGAAAATGATAAAGCAACCGTACAAAAGGTAGATGTAATCTTCCCTGCTTTACATGGCTTATATGGCGAAGATGGAACAGTACAAGGATTGATTGAATTATCTAGAATCCCATATGTAGGATGTGGTGTTTTAGCTTCTGCTGTTTCTATGGATAAGTTATATACAAAAATTATCGTAGATACATTAGGAATCCGTCAGGCTCAATATGTTGGAATCTTCAAAGATCAATTATCTGATATGGATGAAGTAGTTGCCAGAGTTGAAGCTAAGTTAGACTATCCAGTATTTATTAAACCATCCAATGCAGGAAGTTCAAAGGGTGTTTCTAAAGCACATGATCGTAAAGAATTAGTAGTTGGTTTAGAAGAAGCAGCAAAACATGATAGAAAGATTCTTGTTGAAGAAACAATTATCGGAAGAGAAGTAGAATGTGCTGTATTAGGTGGCAATGAAGTGAAAGCTTCTGGCGTTGGTGAAGTTATCGCAGCAGCAGATTTCTATGATTATGAAGCTAAATACAACAATGCAGAATCTAAGACAGATATTCAGCCAGATCTACCAGAAGGAACGGAACAAGAAATTCGTGAAGATGCTCTTAAGATCTTTAAGGCAGTTGATGGTTTTGGTTTAGCTCGTATCGACTTCTTCCTTGAAAAAGGAACAAATCAGGTTGTATTTAATGAATTAAATACATTACCAGGTTTCACAGCAATCAGTATGTACCCAATGTTATGGGAAGTAAAAGGAATTAGTAAATCAAGATTAGTTGAAAAGTTAATTCAGCTAGCACTTGTTAGATACCAAGGATAA